In one Suricata suricatta isolate VVHF042 chromosome 9, meerkat_22Aug2017_6uvM2_HiC, whole genome shotgun sequence genomic region, the following are encoded:
- the FMN1 gene encoding formin-1 isoform X2: MEGTHCTLQLRKPITEVCYISFYLPRGEVRGFSYKGTVTLDRSNKGFHNCYQVREGSDVISLSLQPDEHPGDIFFKQTPTKDILTELYKLTAERERLLANLLSSDHILGITMGNQEGKLPELSVSLAPEDDCFQSAGDFQSEPPVGCLNKRSAHGNKKPRRFGGRRGNFQVLPQKRTRRKGRGGQESAPQMGKDQVYSSNSLPISRARPNLWLLEERGNLLPSGAFTSSLQWRESCPPEILSALHASGSFGKTSEDTRLGRGGLPLDCSSIEPGDDGGARVTKKGSRRLAHQQTDLSERHEDPEKQPEAEKGRREKSGERTRKKKPVSKVVAKVQDLSTQVQRVVTTHLEGEESIAICPGAQAEFVPRADLFTIPGAEAGTQGSRWLGTEQHRDRPLQSLDTEHTPASAAGAVNKVLLKVIESERVDEATEGKRLGFPLSTPAPRTLPETRSKRQAGLPLRGHKTLFLDPPPSVGPAWSQPRGDEERPSPRGLAALSMPLNNSSSQSCAYTRMSPVPSAPSPRLPSPQQHHRVLQLPLPPGGGEVAFDDRPDRKSSSFSGSSSADTLEPPSSAKVTETKGTSLTSLGAGQPQLVSGEPLEKTSAPRKTTARPQYQSPPAIKVSRKASLHSRRIIIHLRFSLLRP; this comes from the coding sequence ATGGAAGGCACTCACTGCACCCTCCAATTGCGTAAGCCCATTACTGAAGTCTGCTACATCAGCTTCTATCTTCCAAGGGGGGAAGTCAGAGGATTTTCATACAAGGGCACTGTAACTCTAGACAGATCCAATAAAGGGTTTCATAACTGCTACCAAGTCAGGGAGGGGTCAGACGTCATCAGCCTCAGCCTGCAGCCAGATGAACACCCAGGCGACATATTTTTCAAGCAAACTCCCACAAAAGACATTTTAACTGAGCTGTACAAACTcacagcagagagggagagacttctGGCCAATCTGCTGAGCTCAGACCATATCCTGGGGATTACGATGGGGAACCAGGAGGGAAAGCTACCGGAGCTGTCCGTGAGCCTGGCGCCTGAGGACGACTGTTTCCAGAGCGCTGGTGACTTCCAGAGCGAGCCCCCCGTGGGCTGTCTCAATAAGAGGAGTGCCCACGGGAACAAAAAGCCCCGGAGGTTTGGTGGAAGGAGAGGAAACTTTCAGGTGCTTCCACAGAAGAGGACAAGAAGAAAAGGGCGTGGGGGCCAGGAATCGGCTCCTCAGATGGGGAAGGACCAAGTCTATTCCAGTAACTCCCTCCCTATTTCTCGAGCAAGGCCTAATCTTTGGCTTCTAGAGGAGAGAGGCAACTTGCTCCCAAGTGGGGCATTTACATCTTCCCTACAGTGGAGAGAGAGCTGTCCCCCAGAGATCCTCAGCGCACTGCATGCCAGTGGGAGCTTTGGGAAGACTTCTGAGGACACCCGGCTTGGAAGAGGAGGGCTGCCCCTTGACTGCAGCTCCATAGAGCCAGGCGATGATGGTGGTGCCAGAGTGACGAAGAAGGGCTCACGCCGGCTGGCGCACCAGCAGACGGATTTGTCTGAACGTCATGAAGACCCTGAGAAGcagccagaggcagagaagggccgGAGGGAGAAGTCTGGTGAGCGTACGCGCAAGAAGAAGCCTGTTTCCAAAGTGGTGGCCAAAGTCCAGGACCTGTCCACTCAGGTGCAAAGAGTAGTTACAACGCATCTTGAGGGTGAGGAAAGTATTGCCATTTGCCCAGGAGCCCAAGCTGAGTTTGTACCCAGAGCAGACTTATTCACCATCCCAGGAGCTGAGGCTGGAACTCAGGGTTCCAGGTGGCTGGGCACCGAGCAGCACAGGGACAGGCCATTGCAGTCGTTGGACACGGAACATACCCCAGCCAGCGCTGCGGGGGCTGTGAACAAGGTCCTGCTGAAGGTGATAGAGAGTGAGAGGGTGGATGAAGCCACCGAGGGGAAAAGGCTGGGCTTCCCCCTGAGCACGCCAGCTCCCCGCACCCTCCCAGAAACAAGAAGCAAGAGGCAAGCTGGGCTGCCTCTGAGGGGTCACAAAACCTTGTTTCTGGATCCGCCCCCCAGTGTAGGCCCTGCCTGGTCACAACCCAGAGGCGATGAGGAGAGACCGTCCCCCCGAGGCCTGGCAGCGCTCAGCATGCCGCTTAATAATTCATCCTCTCAGTCCTGCGCATACACACGGATGTCACCTGTTCCCTCGGCTCCTTCTCCGAGGCTTCCCAGCCCTCAGCAGCATCACAGGGTCCTCCAGCTCCCGCTGCCACCTGGTGGGGGGGAAGTGGCTTTCGATGACCGTCCTGACAGAAAGAGCAGTTCTTTCTCTGGGTCCtcctctgctgacaccttggagccacCATCCTCTGCAAAGGTCACGGAGACCAAAGGAACCAGCTTGACCTCCCTCGGAGCAGGCCAACCTCAGTTGGTGTCTGGGGAACCTTTGGAAAAGACCTCGGCGCCCAGAAAGACCACAGCTCGGCCCCAGTACCAGTCGCCTCCAG